One region of Tistrella mobilis genomic DNA includes:
- a CDS encoding flavin-containing monooxygenase, whose translation MADHANRDGALAGAGDTDQDAAFRAAVEIANIPTLLMVLVQLTGDTRWLEPPYAPERGRGLDDNDDGGLPEDVQAEIRAAATAAILAWRAGRPVAMPRPDDDLLVRMLSVSMAEEVPAEYGEIIASGLGLKPHRLGEPAAVPAGFKVLVIGAGVSGICAAIRLRQRGIACEVIEKGSDFGGTWRENRYPGAGVDTPNHIYSFSFAPHDWTRYFALQGELYGYFRKVARDHGLESCTRFDTRVLSAVWQAEARRWAVTIRRPDGAQEVLTADALVSAVGVLNTPLVPHIPGLDSFPGPCFHTAEWPEDLDVAGKRVALVGNGASAMQVAPAIAPKVGQLTIFARSKQWAAPFPQFGKEMPQPIRFLIANMPLYRLWYRQRLAWTFNDRVHASLQKDPAWPHPERALNAVNDGHRRAFVKYMQQELGDRQDLLDKVLPDYPPFGKRMLLDNGWYRTIARDNVDLITDHLAEVRGSTLVSRGGEERAADILVLATGFKATEFLGSYEVRGRDDQALSEVWNGDDARAYLGTAVPGFPNFFMLLGPNVGLGHGGSIISAVELQCDYLLSALDEMFRRGSATIEVRQQVHDDYNRRVDEAHAKMVWTHEGMENWYRNSRGRVVAITPWRNDDFWRMTRTVAPADYVFDGRPAAAGDAA comes from the coding sequence ATGGCCGATCACGCGAACCGGGACGGCGCCCTTGCGGGTGCCGGCGACACTGACCAGGACGCCGCCTTCCGGGCGGCGGTGGAGATCGCCAATATCCCGACGCTGCTGATGGTGCTGGTCCAGCTGACCGGCGACACGCGCTGGCTGGAGCCGCCCTATGCACCCGAACGCGGCCGCGGGCTGGACGACAACGACGACGGCGGCCTGCCGGAGGACGTGCAGGCGGAGATCCGCGCCGCCGCGACCGCGGCGATCCTGGCCTGGCGGGCCGGCCGGCCGGTGGCGATGCCGCGGCCCGACGACGATCTGCTGGTGCGGATGTTGAGCGTGTCGATGGCCGAAGAGGTGCCGGCGGAATATGGCGAGATCATCGCCTCGGGGCTGGGGCTGAAGCCGCACCGGCTGGGTGAGCCGGCGGCGGTGCCGGCCGGCTTCAAGGTGCTGGTGATCGGCGCCGGCGTCTCGGGCATCTGCGCCGCGATCCGCCTGCGCCAGCGCGGCATCGCCTGCGAGGTGATCGAGAAGGGTTCGGATTTCGGCGGCACCTGGCGCGAGAATCGCTATCCCGGCGCCGGGGTCGACACCCCCAACCACATCTATTCTTTCTCGTTCGCGCCGCATGACTGGACCCGCTATTTCGCGCTGCAGGGCGAGCTTTACGGCTATTTCCGCAAGGTCGCGCGCGATCACGGGCTGGAGAGCTGCACCCGGTTCGACACCCGGGTGCTGAGCGCGGTGTGGCAGGCGGAGGCCCGGCGCTGGGCGGTGACCATCCGCCGGCCCGACGGCGCGCAGGAGGTATTGACCGCCGATGCGCTGGTCAGCGCGGTGGGTGTGCTGAACACGCCGCTGGTGCCGCATATCCCCGGCCTCGACAGCTTCCCCGGCCCCTGTTTCCACACCGCCGAATGGCCCGAGGATCTGGATGTCGCGGGCAAGCGGGTGGCGCTGGTCGGCAATGGCGCCTCTGCCATGCAGGTGGCCCCGGCGATCGCGCCCAAGGTCGGGCAGCTGACCATCTTCGCACGCTCGAAGCAGTGGGCGGCGCCCTTCCCGCAATTCGGCAAGGAGATGCCACAACCGATCCGCTTTCTGATTGCGAATATGCCGCTCTATCGGTTGTGGTATCGCCAGCGGCTGGCCTGGACCTTCAACGACCGGGTCCATGCCTCGCTGCAGAAGGATCCCGCCTGGCCGCATCCCGAACGGGCATTGAACGCGGTCAATGACGGCCATCGTCGCGCCTTCGTCAAATACATGCAGCAAGAGCTGGGCGACCGGCAGGATCTGCTGGACAAGGTGCTGCCCGACTACCCGCCCTTCGGCAAGCGCATGCTGCTCGACAACGGCTGGTACCGCACCATCGCCCGCGACAATGTCGACCTGATCACAGACCACCTGGCCGAGGTGCGGGGCAGCACGCTGGTCTCGCGCGGGGGTGAGGAACGCGCGGCCGACATTCTGGTGCTGGCCACAGGCTTCAAGGCGACCGAATTCCTGGGCTCCTACGAGGTGCGCGGCCGCGACGATCAGGCGTTGTCGGAGGTCTGGAACGGCGATGATGCGCGGGCCTATCTGGGCACCGCCGTGCCCGGCTTCCCCAATTTCTTCATGCTGCTGGGCCCGAATGTCGGCCTTGGACACGGCGGCAGCATCATCTCGGCGGTGGAGCTGCAATGCGACTATCTGTTGAGCGCGCTCGACGAGATGTTCCGCCGGGGCTCTGCCACGATCGAGGTGCGCCAGCAGGTCCATGACGACTACAATCGCAGGGTCGACGAGGCCCATGCGAAGATGGTCTGGACCCATGAGGGCATGGAGAACTGGTACCGCAATTCCCGCGGCCGGGTGGTGGCGATCACCCCCTGGCGCAATGACGATTTCTGGCGCATGACCCGCACGGTGGCGCCGGCGGATTATGTCTTCGACGGCCGGCCGGCCGCCGCGGGCGATGCGGCCTGA
- a CDS encoding LysR family transcriptional regulator — MLDVLTLDQLRIFVTVAESGSFRAGAARLSRVQSAVSHAIANLEAELGLALFDRAGHRPVLTAEGQALLSNARDILLRVDAMRARARGLGEGIELDLSLTVDTLFPISAVGAALAEMRAAYPTVSIRLAVEPLGGPIMSLIEKRSVLVIVVGEDFRDPRIALEAIASVEQVAVVSAGHPLALRQAGGAVGLPDLADHLQIVLSDPTPLSRDRMFGVLSPQTCSVTSQDAKHAMILAGLGWGRLPFWQVARDLAEGRLVRLATGALGRNSQVAAEAYLAHRIDEPFGPAAAAFSQALKRQLGT; from the coding sequence ATGCTGGATGTGCTGACACTGGACCAGCTGCGCATTTTCGTGACGGTGGCGGAAAGCGGCAGCTTCCGGGCCGGGGCGGCACGGCTGTCGCGGGTTCAGTCTGCGGTCAGCCATGCCATTGCCAATCTGGAGGCAGAGCTGGGGCTGGCCCTCTTCGATCGGGCCGGCCACCGGCCGGTGCTGACCGCCGAAGGGCAGGCCCTGCTCTCGAATGCGCGTGACATCCTTCTTCGGGTGGACGCCATGCGCGCCAGAGCCCGCGGTCTCGGAGAGGGTATCGAGCTCGATCTTTCATTGACCGTGGATACCCTGTTCCCGATCAGCGCGGTCGGTGCGGCATTGGCGGAGATGCGCGCCGCATATCCGACGGTCTCCATCCGCCTGGCCGTCGAGCCGCTGGGCGGTCCGATCATGTCGTTGATCGAGAAGCGCAGCGTGCTTGTGATCGTGGTGGGCGAAGACTTCCGCGACCCGCGGATCGCGCTGGAGGCGATCGCCTCCGTCGAGCAGGTCGCCGTCGTCTCGGCCGGCCATCCACTGGCGCTGCGGCAAGCGGGCGGAGCCGTCGGCCTGCCGGATCTGGCCGATCACCTGCAGATCGTCCTGTCCGATCCGACGCCGCTCAGCCGGGACCGCATGTTCGGCGTTCTCTCACCCCAGACCTGCAGCGTCACCAGCCAGGACGCAAAGCATGCGATGATCCTGGCCGGCCTCGGCTGGGGCCGGCTGCCCTTCTGGCAGGTGGCGCGGGATCTGGCAGAGGGGCGCCTCGTGCGCCTCGCGACCGGCGCGCTCGGCCGCAACAGCCAGGTTGCGGCCGAGGCCTATCTGGCACATCGGATCGATGAACCCTTCGGCCCGGCCGCCGCGGCATTCAGTCAGGCCCTGAAACGACAGCTCGGCACATGA
- a CDS encoding GMC family oxidoreductase — MVFDYVIVGGGSAGSVLARRLSDDPSVSVCLIEAGGEGRDRLIRTPAGVVAMLPGRPKINNWAYETVPQPGLGGRRGYQPRGKALGGSSAINAMLYVRGHRSDYDGWAAAGCPGWSWEEVLPWFRKAEANQRGADDFHGAEGPLQVSDQPSPRPVSHAFVQAAAECQIPVNEDFNGPRQEGVGLYQVTQFHRGPAKGERCSAAAAYLHPVMAARPNLHVMTRTHATRILIEEGRAAGIAWRRGRETGEVRARVEVILSGGAFNSPQLLMLSGIGPAAELSALGIPVVADLAGVGRNLQDHPDFILGWSSADTDMFGIGMAGTGRLIRAWRDWQRNRTGMLTTPFAEGGAFLKTDPALHRPDIQLHFVISIVDDHARKLHAGYGFSCHVCVLRPKSRGSVRLASADPLAAPAIDPAFFADPDDMAVMLKGTRITRRILSAPALAPYRARELYLSGEPDDETLTAHIRARADTIYHPVGTCRMGNDDGAVVTPELRLRGVAGLRVVDASVMPCLPGGNTNAPTIMIAERAASMILAARSAGTKAAA; from the coding sequence ATGGTATTCGATTACGTGATCGTGGGCGGCGGATCCGCAGGATCCGTGCTGGCCCGACGGCTGAGCGACGACCCGTCGGTCAGCGTCTGCCTGATCGAGGCGGGCGGCGAGGGGCGCGACCGGCTGATCCGCACGCCGGCCGGCGTGGTGGCGATGCTGCCGGGGCGGCCGAAGATCAACAACTGGGCCTATGAGACGGTGCCGCAGCCGGGCCTTGGCGGCCGGCGCGGCTATCAGCCGCGCGGCAAGGCGCTCGGCGGGTCGAGCGCGATCAACGCCATGCTCTATGTCCGCGGCCATCGGTCGGACTATGACGGCTGGGCAGCGGCGGGCTGCCCGGGCTGGTCGTGGGAGGAGGTACTGCCCTGGTTCCGCAAGGCGGAAGCCAACCAGCGCGGCGCCGATGATTTCCATGGCGCCGAGGGTCCGCTCCAGGTCTCGGACCAGCCCTCGCCGCGGCCGGTCTCCCATGCCTTCGTGCAGGCAGCGGCCGAATGCCAGATCCCCGTCAACGAGGATTTCAACGGCCCGCGCCAGGAAGGCGTGGGGCTCTACCAGGTCACCCAGTTCCATCGCGGCCCGGCGAAGGGGGAGCGCTGCTCGGCGGCGGCGGCCTATCTGCATCCGGTGATGGCGGCGCGGCCCAATCTGCACGTCATGACCCGCACCCACGCCACCCGCATCCTGATCGAGGAGGGCCGCGCGGCCGGCATCGCCTGGCGCCGCGGCAGGGAGACCGGCGAAGTCCGGGCGCGCGTGGAGGTGATCCTGTCGGGCGGCGCCTTCAACTCGCCCCAGCTGCTGATGCTCTCGGGCATCGGCCCCGCGGCCGAACTGTCGGCCCTGGGCATTCCGGTGGTGGCCGATCTTGCCGGTGTGGGCCGCAATCTTCAGGATCATCCGGATTTCATTCTGGGCTGGTCTTCCGCCGATACCGACATGTTCGGCATCGGCATGGCCGGCACCGGCCGGCTGATCCGGGCCTGGCGGGACTGGCAGCGCAACCGCACCGGTATGCTCACCACCCCCTTCGCCGAGGGGGGCGCCTTTCTCAAGACCGATCCCGCGCTCCACCGGCCGGACATCCAGCTGCATTTCGTGATCTCGATCGTCGACGACCATGCCCGCAAGCTGCATGCCGGCTATGGCTTCAGCTGCCATGTCTGCGTGCTGCGGCCGAAATCCCGCGGCAGCGTACGCCTGGCCTCGGCCGATCCGCTGGCCGCACCGGCCATCGACCCGGCCTTTTTCGCCGATCCGGACGATATGGCGGTGATGCTGAAAGGCACGCGCATCACCCGGCGGATCCTCTCGGCCCCCGCCCTCGCCCCCTATCGGGCCCGCGAACTCTATCTCTCGGGAGAACCCGACGACGAGACGCTGACCGCCCATATCCGCGCCCGCGCCGACACCATCTACCATCCGGTCGGCACCTGCCGGATGGGCAATGACGACGGTGCGGTGGTCACACCCGAACTGCGGCTGCGCGGGGTTGCGGGTCTGCGGGTGGTGGATGCCTCGGTGATGCCCTGCCTGCCGGGCGGCAACACCAACGCCCCCACCATCATGATCGCCGAACGGGCGGCATCGATGATCCTGGCCGCCCGCAGCGCCGGTACGAAGGCGGCTGCCTGA
- a CDS encoding AMP-binding protein codes for MTIVVEQSPEGPVHFDARIPPRDRVVTRDLIDRLAVEQPDKVFVKFDDTGEEWSYARFRELIVQTALGLQQQGVVQGAHVLVWMPNGRDQIRVYFALNYLGAVYVPINTAYRGSLLAHVVDLSDASLAIVHADLVERLFDVPTARLERLIVSGGRMPECPLPAERLEEVLLPETGTLTAPARRIEPWDPMAIIYTSGTTGPSKAVLVSYLHIYTNAGPDAWPFVTGEDRYLINAPMFHIGGMGPMFVMLARGASFALVERFDTATYWQTVRRNGVTVSFLLGVMATFLEKLPPSPDDRNHGLRLVLVVPLGDAAVFAERFGVEVRTIFNMTEISSPIVSEANPPLKGTCGRMRPGVEVRLVDDNDCEVPVGQVGEMIVRTDRPWAMNSGYYRNPEATARAWRNGWFHTGDAFIRDAAGNYFFVDRRKDAIRRRGENISSLEVEAEVTAHPDVREAAVVAVPSEMGEDDVLVCVAPVEGRTIDPEALIEFLRPRMAYFMIPRYVRVLDALPKTPTAKVLKHELRAAGITADAWDREAAGLRLKSERFAS; via the coding sequence ATGACGATCGTGGTCGAGCAGAGCCCCGAGGGTCCGGTCCATTTCGATGCGCGCATTCCCCCGCGCGACCGGGTGGTGACCCGCGACCTCATCGACCGGCTGGCCGTGGAGCAGCCGGACAAGGTTTTCGTGAAATTCGACGACACCGGCGAGGAATGGAGCTATGCCCGTTTCCGCGAGCTGATCGTCCAGACGGCGCTGGGCCTGCAGCAGCAGGGCGTGGTGCAGGGCGCGCATGTCCTGGTCTGGATGCCCAATGGCCGCGACCAGATCCGGGTCTATTTCGCGCTCAACTATCTGGGCGCGGTCTATGTGCCGATCAACACTGCCTATCGCGGTTCGCTGCTCGCACATGTGGTCGATCTGTCGGATGCCAGCCTGGCGATCGTGCATGCCGATCTGGTCGAGCGGCTGTTCGACGTGCCGACCGCCCGGCTGGAGCGGCTGATCGTCTCGGGCGGGCGCATGCCGGAATGCCCCCTGCCGGCGGAGCGGCTGGAAGAGGTGCTGCTGCCCGAGACCGGGACCCTGACGGCGCCCGCACGCCGGATCGAGCCCTGGGACCCGATGGCGATCATCTACACCTCGGGCACCACCGGTCCGTCGAAGGCGGTGCTGGTGTCCTATCTGCACATCTATACCAATGCCGGCCCCGATGCCTGGCCCTTCGTCACGGGCGAAGACCGCTATCTGATCAATGCGCCGATGTTCCATATCGGCGGCATGGGGCCGATGTTCGTGATGCTGGCCCGCGGCGCGTCTTTCGCGCTGGTGGAGCGGTTCGACACCGCCACCTACTGGCAGACCGTGCGGCGCAACGGCGTCACCGTCTCGTTCCTTCTGGGGGTGATGGCGACCTTCCTGGAAAAGCTGCCGCCCTCGCCCGACGACCGCAATCACGGGCTCCGGCTGGTGCTGGTGGTGCCGCTGGGCGATGCGGCGGTCTTCGCCGAACGTTTCGGGGTCGAGGTCCGCACCATCTTCAACATGACCGAGATTTCGAGCCCGATCGTCTCGGAAGCCAACCCGCCGCTGAAGGGCACCTGCGGCCGGATGCGGCCGGGGGTGGAGGTCCGGCTGGTCGACGACAATGATTGCGAGGTGCCGGTGGGGCAGGTGGGCGAGATGATCGTTCGCACCGACCGGCCCTGGGCAATGAACAGCGGCTATTATCGCAACCCCGAGGCGACGGCCAGGGCCTGGCGCAATGGCTGGTTCCACACCGGCGACGCCTTCATCCGCGATGCCGCGGGCAATTATTTCTTCGTCGACCGACGCAAGGACGCCATCCGCCGCCGGGGCGAGAACATCTCGTCGCTGGAAGTCGAGGCCGAGGTGACGGCCCATCCCGACGTCCGCGAGGCCGCCGTGGTCGCGGTGCCGAGCGAGATGGGCGAGGACGACGTGCTGGTCTGCGTCGCCCCGGTCGAGGGCCGGACCATCGATCCCGAAGCCCTGATCGAATTCCTGCGCCCGCGCATGGCCTATTTCATGATCCCGCGCTATGTCCGCGTGCTCGACGCCCTGCCCAAGACGCCCACCGCCAAGGTGCTGAAGCACGAACTCCGCGCCGCGGGCATCACGGCCGACGCCTGGGACCGCGAGGCGGCGGGGTTGCGGTTGAAGTCGGAGCGGTTTGCGAGCTGA
- a CDS encoding CynX/NimT family MFS transporter has translation MAQASTFCGGSWPVVGVVMAAGIITAIHAGKVAIATPMLQQVLGIDLAAVGWLTGIFAVLGFAGGLPAGALTGLAGDRRSLVAGLTVTAIGAGIGATTSEYQLLLASRSLEGAGFLLITVAGPALLGRAVPPAQHDAAFALWSCFMPVGLALALLVGPLFEDWRMLWWAGAGGAALTGLAVRAIVPAAPQRIPTSWTRLVSDAREVVVRRAVLLSAGCFALYSLMFFALFSFLPVLLATRMALSHGTAGWFSALAICANIIGNLSAGYVLARGTGRAALISGACLIMGLSSFGIFLGAFGNATVFLLCVLFAAAGGLIPAALISAAPSLAGSAARTPLTLGLLMQGSNLGQMIGPAAVGSSIAAYGWPAAAALVAGAAVIAALAARRIAFDDHTDTRQPRRRDGEKIG, from the coding sequence ATGGCACAGGCGTCGACGTTCTGTGGGGGATCCTGGCCTGTCGTCGGCGTCGTGATGGCAGCCGGCATCATCACCGCCATACATGCGGGCAAGGTCGCGATCGCCACACCCATGCTCCAGCAGGTGCTGGGGATCGATCTGGCGGCTGTCGGCTGGCTGACCGGGATCTTTGCAGTTCTGGGATTTGCGGGCGGCCTTCCCGCCGGGGCTCTGACAGGTCTGGCGGGCGATCGGCGGAGCCTCGTTGCGGGTCTGACGGTCACTGCCATCGGCGCCGGCATCGGCGCGACCACATCGGAATACCAGCTTCTGCTTGCGTCGCGCAGTCTTGAAGGCGCGGGATTTCTTCTGATCACCGTCGCCGGGCCCGCCCTTCTCGGCCGGGCAGTTCCGCCAGCGCAGCATGACGCCGCCTTCGCCCTGTGGAGCTGCTTCATGCCCGTCGGGCTGGCGCTGGCCCTGCTCGTCGGCCCGCTTTTCGAGGATTGGCGCATGCTCTGGTGGGCCGGTGCCGGGGGTGCGGCACTCACGGGCCTTGCCGTTCGGGCGATCGTCCCGGCCGCACCGCAGCGCATCCCGACGTCATGGACGCGCCTGGTATCGGATGCACGAGAGGTGGTGGTCAGACGGGCGGTGCTGCTTTCGGCCGGATGCTTCGCCCTCTACAGCCTGATGTTCTTCGCGCTGTTCAGCTTTCTTCCGGTCCTGCTTGCGACGCGCATGGCTCTCTCTCATGGCACGGCGGGATGGTTCAGCGCGCTGGCGATCTGCGCGAACATCATCGGCAATCTCAGCGCCGGCTATGTCCTCGCACGCGGCACGGGCCGCGCCGCGTTGATCTCCGGCGCCTGCCTGATCATGGGCCTCTCGTCGTTCGGCATCTTCCTGGGCGCCTTCGGCAATGCGACGGTTTTTCTGCTCTGCGTGCTGTTTGCCGCGGCCGGAGGGCTGATCCCGGCCGCGCTGATCTCCGCCGCTCCGTCGCTCGCAGGATCCGCCGCACGCACGCCGCTCACCCTGGGCCTTCTGATGCAAGGCAGCAATCTGGGTCAGATGATCGGTCCGGCCGCGGTCGGCAGCAGCATTGCGGCCTATGGCTGGCCGGCGGCGGCAGCCCTTGTCGCAGGCGCGGCAGTGATCGCGGCTCTCGCCGCCCGGCGCATCGCCTTCGACGATCACACCGATACCCGCCAGCCCCGCCGCCGGGACGGAGAGAAGATCGGCTGA
- the wrbA gene encoding NAD(P)H:quinone oxidoreductase, with protein sequence MTRVLVLYYSSYGHVEAMAEAVAEGARSAGAVAVLRRVPELVPPGVARSAGYRTDQRAEIATVTELPDYDAIIIGTPTRFGNMAAQMKNFLDQCGGLWAANRLVGKVGSVFTSTGSQHGGQESTILSVHTVLFHLGMVVVGLPYTFTGQLRMDEITGGSPYGASTLADDGSGGDRRPGANELDGARFQGSHVAGIARALAAARGDETA encoded by the coding sequence ATGACCAGGGTTCTGGTGCTCTATTACTCGTCCTATGGCCATGTCGAGGCCATGGCGGAGGCGGTTGCCGAAGGCGCGCGGAGCGCCGGTGCCGTGGCCGTGCTCCGGCGGGTTCCTGAACTGGTGCCGCCAGGGGTCGCACGATCGGCCGGATACAGGACCGATCAGCGGGCCGAGATCGCCACCGTGACCGAGCTGCCGGATTACGACGCCATCATCATCGGGACGCCGACGCGGTTCGGCAATATGGCCGCGCAGATGAAAAACTTTCTCGATCAATGCGGCGGCCTCTGGGCCGCAAACAGGCTGGTGGGCAAGGTCGGGAGCGTTTTCACGTCCACGGGCAGCCAGCATGGCGGCCAGGAAAGCACGATCCTTTCGGTTCATACCGTGCTGTTCCATCTCGGCATGGTGGTGGTCGGGCTGCCCTATACCTTCACCGGCCAGCTGCGGATGGACGAGATCACCGGCGGTTCCCCCTATGGGGCATCGACGCTGGCCGATGACGGCAGCGGAGGCGACCGGAGACCTGGCGCCAACGAACTGGACGGGGCCCGGTTTCAGGGCAGCCATGTGGCCGGCATCGCCCGGGCGCTGGCCGCCGCACGGGGCGACGAGACGGCGTGA
- a CDS encoding 50S ribosomal protein L11 methyltransferase produces MPISADALAQQLHDKPLPLARLAVVLWAKGKKEEARVAALRVLEVAGDGHPEAVMVARDILARDVPKWHFSIIRDQRRNDLYEAALKRLVRPEFHVLEIGTGTGILSMMAARAGAERVTTCEMNPSVAEAATRIIAKNGYADRVTVVPKKSDDALVGEDIDGRADLLVQEIISNDLLGEAVLPAMEDAVKRLLKPGARMIPDSVTARVALVDDARAVKHRMGEISGFDLGGFDHLAQICQRVAANSSRFTLRSAVHDLMHFDLRSGGPYPGGRATAGLTATGGRVAGVVQWLKMDMDGTGELIYENRPDQGLASCWAVRFFPFDTPRDLPAGSTVQIGATHDRNTIMIWCEKVEATAETAVA; encoded by the coding sequence ATGCCGATCAGCGCCGACGCCCTCGCCCAGCAGCTTCACGACAAGCCCCTGCCGCTCGCCCGCCTTGCCGTGGTGCTCTGGGCCAAGGGCAAGAAGGAGGAGGCGCGGGTCGCCGCACTCCGGGTGCTGGAGGTTGCGGGCGACGGCCATCCCGAGGCGGTGATGGTGGCGCGGGACATTCTGGCCCGCGACGTGCCGAAATGGCATTTTTCGATCATCCGCGATCAGCGCCGCAACGATCTCTACGAGGCGGCGCTGAAGCGGCTGGTCCGTCCTGAGTTTCATGTGCTGGAAATCGGGACGGGCACGGGCATCCTGTCGATGATGGCGGCGCGGGCCGGCGCCGAACGGGTCACGACCTGCGAGATGAACCCGTCGGTCGCCGAGGCGGCGACCCGGATCATCGCGAAGAACGGCTATGCCGATCGCGTGACCGTGGTGCCCAAGAAATCCGATGATGCGCTGGTGGGCGAAGATATCGACGGCCGCGCCGATCTGCTGGTTCAGGAGATCATCTCGAACGATCTTCTGGGTGAGGCCGTGCTGCCGGCGATGGAGGATGCGGTCAAGCGGCTGCTGAAGCCCGGGGCGCGGATGATCCCGGATTCGGTCACCGCCCGGGTGGCGCTGGTCGACGATGCCCGCGCCGTGAAGCATCGCATGGGCGAGATTTCGGGCTTCGATCTGGGCGGTTTCGATCATCTGGCCCAGATCTGTCAGCGGGTCGCGGCCAATTCCTCCCGCTTCACGCTCCGCAGCGCCGTCCACGACCTGATGCATTTCGACCTGCGCTCCGGCGGCCCCTATCCGGGCGGCCGCGCGACGGCCGGTCTGACCGCCACCGGCGGCCGGGTTGCCGGCGTGGTCCAGTGGCTGAAGATGGATATGGACGGCACCGGCGAGTTGATCTACGAGAACCGTCCGGATCAGGGCCTGGCCTCGTGCTGGGCGGTGCGCTTCTTCCCCTTCGACACGCCGCGGGACCTGCCGGCCGGATCGACGGTACAGATCGGCGCTACCCATGATCGCAACACCATCATGATCTGGTGCGAAAAGGTGGAGGCGACGGCGGAAACCGCCGTCGCCTGA
- a CDS encoding ISAs1 family transposase, with product MPSLITILRQVPDPRTGNARRHELLDLLVIALTASICGCESCVDFADFAEDREELFREFLSLPNGLPSHDTFSRLFRLIDPAALSACFSQFLDDLGADGPGVIAIDGKTLRRSFDRAAGKSALHVVSAFAGEAGLVLGQAAVPKGGNEITAARALLAIIDLKGMLVTADAIHCQGETARLVLERGGDYLFALKKNRPATLADVETWFADPATAPAETLQTTDADHGRLEIRRHEVVHDVDWLFPEKRDPDRPAMPALATIARVVATVERDGKTSTSTRYYLSSARLSAAAFAKAVRGHWAIENGLHWVLDTTFREDEARARKDHGPENLAIIRKLALNVLKTARPTISIRRKRKRSGWSDAFARSVIGQMR from the coding sequence ATGCCATCTCTGATCACCATCCTGCGCCAGGTGCCCGACCCGCGCACGGGTAACGCGAGACGCCATGAGCTTCTGGACCTCCTGGTGATCGCGTTGACGGCTTCGATCTGCGGCTGCGAGAGCTGCGTCGATTTTGCCGACTTCGCAGAGGACCGCGAGGAGCTCTTCCGGGAGTTTCTCAGCCTTCCCAACGGCTTGCCAAGCCATGACACGTTCTCGCGGCTGTTCCGCCTGATCGATCCCGCAGCGTTGTCGGCGTGCTTCTCACAGTTCCTCGACGATCTCGGAGCCGATGGTCCCGGCGTAATCGCCATTGATGGCAAAACGCTCCGGCGTTCGTTTGACCGGGCTGCGGGTAAGAGCGCGCTGCACGTGGTGAGCGCCTTTGCCGGCGAGGCCGGGCTGGTGCTCGGCCAGGCGGCGGTTCCAAAGGGCGGCAACGAGATCACCGCCGCCCGCGCCCTCCTCGCCATCATCGATCTGAAGGGCATGCTCGTCACCGCTGACGCGATCCACTGCCAGGGCGAGACGGCGCGCCTCGTGCTGGAGCGCGGCGGCGACTACCTCTTCGCGCTGAAGAAAAACCGCCCCGCCACCCTTGCCGACGTCGAGACCTGGTTCGCCGATCCGGCGACGGCGCCGGCCGAGACGCTGCAAACCACCGACGCAGACCACGGCCGTCTGGAGATCCGTCGGCACGAGGTGGTTCATGACGTCGACTGGCTGTTCCCGGAAAAGCGGGACCCCGACCGGCCTGCCATGCCGGCGCTCGCCACCATCGCCCGGGTCGTCGCCACCGTCGAGCGGGACGGAAAGACAAGCACATCTACCCGCTATTACCTCTCCTCCGCCCGCTTGTCCGCCGCCGCCTTCGCCAAGGCCGTCCGCGGCCACTGGGCCATCGAGAACGGCCTGCACTGGGTTCTCGACACCACCTTCCGCGAGGACGAGGCCCGCGCTCGCAAGGACCACGGCCCGGAAAACCTCGCCATCATCCGAAAACTCGCCCTCAACGTCCTCAAAACTGCCAGGCCAACCATCTCCATCCGTCGCAAGCGAAAGCGATCCGGATGGTCCGATGCATTCGCCCGATCCGTCATCGGGCAAATGCGATAG